From a region of the Rhodococcus sp. 4CII genome:
- the fdxA gene encoding ferredoxin, translating to MPYTIAEPCVDVLDKACIEECPVDCIYEGGRMLYIHPDECVDCGACEPVCPVEAIFYEDDVPEQWNGYIAANVDFFDDLGSPGGAAKLGKVDYDPPFVKALPPMGED from the coding sequence GTGCCCTACACGATTGCTGAACCGTGCGTGGATGTGTTGGACAAGGCGTGCATCGAGGAATGCCCTGTCGACTGCATCTACGAGGGCGGGCGGATGCTCTACATCCATCCCGACGAATGCGTGGACTGCGGCGCCTGTGAACCCGTCTGCCCCGTCGAAGCCATCTTCTACGAAGACGACGTCCCGGAACAGTGGAACGGCTACATCGCCGCGAACGTCGACTTCTTCGACGACCTCGGTTCCCCCGGCGGCGCGGCCAAGCTGGGCAAGGTCGACTACGACCCGCCGTTCGTCAAGGCTCTGCCTCCCATGGGCGAGGACTAG
- the dapC gene encoding succinyldiaminopimelate transaminase, with protein sequence MPRISVAKALPDFPWDSLESAKAKAFAHPGGIVNLSVGTPVDPVAPIIQEALTAVAAVPGYPTTHGTDELRDAAVEALHRRFGITGIDPAAVLPAIGTKELIAWLPRLLGLGAEDLVVIPELAYPTYEVGALLAGARVLRADGLNRLGPEGASLIFVNSPSNPTGKVLGLEHLRKVVDWARRRGAIVASDECYLGLTWEGEALSILDERVNDGDLTGLLAVHSLSKTSNLASYRAGFVTGDPALVAELLEVRKHAGMMVPLPIQSAMTAALRDDDHENEQRERYRRRREILLAAVRGAGFTVDNSEAGLYLWATRGEACRDTVEWFADRGILVAPGEFYGPGGGTHVRIALTATDERIAAAAERLV encoded by the coding sequence GTGCCTCGTATCTCGGTAGCCAAAGCTCTTCCCGACTTCCCGTGGGACTCACTCGAGTCGGCGAAGGCGAAAGCCTTCGCGCACCCGGGCGGCATCGTCAACCTGTCCGTGGGCACCCCGGTCGATCCTGTCGCCCCGATCATTCAGGAGGCGCTGACCGCGGTCGCCGCGGTGCCCGGATATCCGACGACGCACGGCACGGACGAACTTCGTGACGCGGCGGTCGAGGCTCTGCACCGTCGATTCGGGATCACCGGAATCGATCCGGCGGCGGTGCTCCCCGCGATCGGCACGAAGGAGCTCATCGCTTGGCTGCCGCGCCTGCTGGGTCTCGGCGCCGAGGACCTCGTCGTCATTCCGGAGCTGGCATACCCCACGTACGAAGTGGGTGCTCTCCTCGCCGGGGCGCGCGTGCTCCGCGCCGACGGACTCAACCGGCTCGGTCCGGAGGGCGCGTCGCTGATCTTCGTGAACTCGCCGTCCAACCCCACCGGCAAGGTGCTCGGGCTCGAGCATCTGCGCAAGGTGGTCGACTGGGCGCGACGCCGGGGTGCGATTGTCGCCTCCGACGAGTGCTACCTCGGGTTGACCTGGGAGGGCGAAGCGCTGTCCATCCTGGACGAGCGGGTGAACGACGGCGACCTCACCGGCCTCCTCGCGGTGCACTCGCTGTCCAAGACATCCAACCTCGCGAGCTACCGCGCGGGATTCGTCACCGGTGACCCGGCGTTGGTGGCCGAACTTCTCGAGGTCCGCAAGCACGCGGGCATGATGGTGCCGTTGCCGATCCAGTCGGCGATGACCGCCGCGCTCCGCGACGACGACCACGAGAACGAGCAGCGTGAGCGGTACCGCCGCCGCCGCGAGATCCTTCTCGCCGCGGTCCGGGGCGCCGGATTCACCGTCGACAACTCCGAGGCCGGGCTGTACCTGTGGGCCACCCGCGGCGAAGCCTGCCGGGACACCGTCGAATGGTTCGCCGACCGCGGCATTCTCGTAGCACCGGGGGAGTTCTACGGGCCCGGCGGTGGCACCCACGTGCGCATCGCGCTCACGGCCACCGACGAACGGATCGCGGCCGCGGCCGAACGACTGGTCTGA
- a CDS encoding bifunctional FO biosynthesis protein CofGH, whose product MAHDRWVTHSGEESGRPTMLPMPGVPAPAPSGASAQDVTPSASAMRRVLRRARDGATLNVDEATVLLQARGDDLADLCSSAGKVRDAGLLAAGRPKAVTYSRKVFIPLTRLCRDKCHYCTFVTVPGKLRAEGRGAYLEPDEVLEIARQGAELGCKEALFTLGDRPEDRWPEAKAWLDERGYDSTLDYLRAMSIRVLEETGLLPHLNPGVLSWEEISRLKPVAPSMGMMLETTSTRLFTDKGQCHYGSPDKDPAVRLRTLTDAGRLSVPFTTGILVGIGETVRERAESIMAIRKSHKAFGHVQEVIVQNFLAKPDTAMRDVPDAGLEEFLATIAVSRLLLGPGMRIQSPPNLVSTTECAALLGAGVDDWGGVSPLTPDHVNPERPWPNLDTLAEITAAAGFELTERTAAQPQFVLAGAPWIDPRITGHVQALADPHTGLAKPGTRPVGLPWQEPDESWESAGRVDLNTEIDTAGRNTDTRSDLGSAFGDWETVREQVLELSGPVRVDTDVLAALRSAERDPAGLSDDEYLALATADGPGLEAVVALADALRKDAVGDEVTYVVNRNINFTNICYTGCRFCAFAQRKGDADAFTLSTGEVADRAWEAHVAGATEVCMQGGIDPELPVTGYADLVRAVKARVPSMHVHAFSPMEIVNGASRGGQSVRDWLTELREAGLDTIPGTAAEILDDEVRWVLTKGKLPTATWVEVVTTAHEVGLRSSSTMMYGHVDNPKHWVGHLRVLSGIQDRTGGFTEFVPLPFVHQSAPLYLAGASRPGPTNRDNRAVHALARIMLHGRIPNIQTSWVKLGVTGTQVMLQGGANDLGGTLMEETISRMAGSEHGSEKTVAELRAIAEGIGRPAQERTTTHARREGRSPAA is encoded by the coding sequence ATGGCGCATGATCGCTGGGTGACCCATTCAGGTGAAGAATCCGGCCGGCCCACGATGCTTCCCATGCCCGGTGTTCCGGCACCGGCCCCGTCCGGCGCGTCTGCGCAGGACGTGACACCGTCCGCCTCCGCCATGCGGCGGGTGTTGCGGCGGGCGCGGGACGGCGCGACTCTGAACGTGGACGAGGCGACGGTGTTGTTGCAGGCCCGCGGCGACGACCTGGCCGATCTGTGTTCGTCGGCGGGCAAGGTCCGGGACGCCGGGTTGCTGGCGGCAGGTCGGCCGAAGGCGGTCACGTATTCGCGGAAGGTGTTCATCCCGCTGACGCGGTTGTGCCGGGACAAGTGCCATTACTGCACGTTCGTCACCGTGCCCGGCAAGTTGCGGGCGGAGGGACGCGGCGCGTATCTGGAACCGGACGAGGTGCTCGAGATCGCCCGGCAGGGCGCCGAATTGGGCTGCAAGGAAGCGTTGTTCACCCTCGGTGACCGGCCGGAGGACCGGTGGCCGGAGGCTAAGGCGTGGCTCGACGAGCGGGGTTACGACTCGACGCTGGACTACCTGCGGGCGATGTCGATCCGGGTGCTCGAGGAGACCGGGCTGTTGCCGCACCTGAACCCGGGGGTGTTGAGCTGGGAGGAGATTTCCCGCCTCAAGCCGGTGGCCCCGTCGATGGGCATGATGCTCGAGACGACGTCGACCCGGTTGTTCACCGACAAGGGGCAGTGCCATTACGGCAGCCCGGACAAGGATCCGGCGGTGCGGTTGCGCACCCTGACCGATGCGGGCCGGTTGAGTGTGCCGTTCACCACCGGGATTTTGGTGGGGATCGGGGAGACGGTGCGGGAGCGGGCCGAATCGATCATGGCGATCCGGAAGTCGCACAAGGCGTTCGGGCATGTTCAGGAGGTGATCGTGCAGAACTTCCTGGCCAAGCCGGACACCGCGATGCGCGATGTCCCGGATGCGGGCCTCGAGGAATTCCTGGCAACGATCGCGGTGTCCCGGTTGCTGCTGGGGCCGGGGATGCGGATCCAGTCGCCGCCGAATCTGGTGTCGACCACCGAGTGCGCCGCCCTGTTGGGGGCGGGTGTCGACGACTGGGGTGGGGTCTCGCCGCTGACCCCGGACCATGTGAACCCGGAGCGGCCGTGGCCGAACCTGGACACCCTCGCCGAGATCACCGCGGCGGCCGGGTTCGAGTTGACCGAGCGGACGGCGGCGCAGCCGCAGTTCGTGCTGGCCGGTGCGCCGTGGATCGATCCGCGGATCACCGGGCACGTGCAGGCCCTCGCGGACCCGCACACCGGGTTGGCGAAGCCCGGGACGCGTCCGGTGGGGTTGCCGTGGCAGGAGCCGGACGAGTCGTGGGAGTCGGCGGGTCGGGTGGATCTGAACACCGAGATCGACACCGCCGGTCGCAACACCGACACCCGCAGCGACCTGGGGAGCGCGTTCGGGGACTGGGAAACCGTCCGCGAACAGGTCCTCGAGCTCAGTGGCCCGGTGCGGGTGGACACCGACGTGCTCGCGGCCCTGCGCAGCGCCGAACGGGATCCGGCCGGGCTGTCGGACGACGAATACCTGGCGTTGGCGACGGCCGACGGCCCGGGGTTGGAGGCGGTGGTCGCGTTGGCCGATGCGCTGCGCAAGGACGCGGTCGGTGACGAGGTGACGTATGTGGTGAACCGGAACATCAACTTCACCAACATCTGCTACACCGGGTGCCGGTTCTGTGCGTTCGCGCAGCGCAAGGGTGATGCGGATGCGTTCACCCTGTCCACCGGGGAGGTCGCGGACCGGGCGTGGGAGGCGCACGTGGCGGGGGCGACGGAGGTGTGCATGCAGGGCGGTATCGACCCGGAGTTGCCGGTGACCGGGTACGCCGATCTGGTGCGGGCGGTCAAGGCGCGGGTGCCGTCGATGCACGTGCACGCGTTCTCGCCGATGGAGATCGTGAACGGGGCGTCGCGGGGTGGGCAGAGTGTCCGGGACTGGTTGACGGAACTGCGGGAGGCCGGTCTGGACACCATTCCCGGCACGGCGGCGGAGATCCTCGACGACGAGGTGCGCTGGGTGCTGACCAAGGGCAAGCTGCCGACGGCGACGTGGGTGGAGGTGGTGACCACCGCGCACGAGGTGGGGTTGCGGTCGAGTTCGACGATGATGTACGGGCACGTGGACAACCCGAAGCATTGGGTGGGGCATCTGCGGGTGCTGTCCGGGATTCAGGACCGCACGGGTGGGTTCACGGAGTTCGTGCCGTTGCCGTTCGTGCACCAGAGTGCGCCGCTGTATCTGGCGGGGGCGTCGCGGCCGGGTCCGACGAACCGGGACAACCGGGCGGTGCACGCGTTGGCGCGGATCATGCTGCACGGGCGGATCCCGAACATTCAGACCAGTTGGGTCAAGCTGGGGGTGACGGGCACCCAGGTGATGTTGCAGGGCGGCGCCAATGATCTCGGCGGGACGTTGATGGAGGAGACGATTTCCCGGATGGCGGGATCCGAGCACGGCTCGGAGAAGACCGTCGCCGAGCTGCGGGCCATCGCCGAGGGCATCGGCCGCCCGGCACAAGAACGCACTACGACACACGCACGACGCGAGGGAAGGTCGCCGGCCGCATGA